The sequence GAATCTGTACTGAAATTCTGCCAGGTACCGCGGAACATGCTTGCGATTAATTGCATGATAAGTACCTTTGAGCGCATTTTTTAAGTTACCAAGTATTATATTGACCCATTTGAAGGATGGATGCTCTACAGCTGCTTTACCACCTCCAGTAACATGGGGTTCGTGCTGGAAACCAG is a genomic window of Desulforegula conservatrix Mb1Pa containing:
- a CDS encoding transposase produces the protein GFQHEPHVTGGGKAAVEHPSFKWVNIILGNLKNALKGTYHAINRKHVPRYLAEFQYRFNRRYDLPSMIHRLIYVALRTPPMPSTMLSMAEAEW